One genomic window of Trachemys scripta elegans isolate TJP31775 chromosome 15, CAS_Tse_1.0, whole genome shotgun sequence includes the following:
- the RHBDD3 gene encoding rhomboid domain-containing protein 3 isoform X3, translating into MRRAAWRVYRLATYCLCHTDPSLLLLNLLLFPVLGWRQERHQGTLRYLHASLLSAVISALLYLVLAGLWAPAPDAASGYTPVHLAMLGHHLVLRSRAGALGQVCTVALPWLLLAFSQLLSPGCPFLLHLSGALTGLALADWSRVLSWLELSERRLEVLDDGAVCRTLARSGFVRFILRPRGGILPTSHVASTRGRSPGHSAPPAQQCFSGGLSDQSLAVAPASPWAAERPGCWQSSGMPYPSVPPACFPDLHGGPAPPPPWDSPSLHSGASLLGLGEVLLDEQLLLAGIQASLRDASLEAAVGGVQLSKSSVSSLRLQQLERMGFPTEQAVVALAATGRVEGAVSLLIGGQVGDKAVVTLESRPACRRLPRKAEGRASPGKVPASSHPIAWKVVPAFSACPLVGFTKVLAPGPTSC; encoded by the exons ATGAGGAGAGCAGCCTGGAGAG TGTATCGCCTGGCAACCTACTGCCTGTGCCACACggacccctccctcctgctcctcaaCTTGCTGCTCTTCCCTGTGCTGGGCTGGcgccaggagcggcaccagggcaCCCTTCGCTACCTCCACGCCTCCCTGCTCAGCGCGGTAATCTCGGCTCTGCTCTACCTCgtcctggctgggctctgggcgcCTGCCCCTGATGCTGCCAGCGGCTACACTCCAGTCCACCTGGCCATGCTGGGGCACCATCTGGTActgaggagcagggctggggccttggggcaggTTTGTACTGTGGCCCTGCCCTGGCTGCTCCTCGCGTTCAGCCAGCTTCTCTCCCCCGGgtgccccttcctcctccacctgAGTGGTGCGCTCACAGGGCTGGCCT TGGCAGATTGGTCCAGGGTCTTGTCGTGGCTGGAGCTGTCGGAGAGACGCCTGGAAGTGCTAGATGATGGGGCCGTCTGCAGGACGCTGGCGAGAAGTGGCTTCGTCCGCTTTATCCTGCGCCCAAGAGGGGGGATCCTTCCCACTAGCCATGTGGCCAGCACCAGGGGCAG GTCTCCAGGACACTCTGCCCCACCAGCCCAGCAGTGCTTCTCGGGGGGCCTTTCAGACCAGTCCTTAGCTGTGGCACctgcctctccctgggctgctgaaagacctgggtgctggcagagctCTGGGATGCCATACCCATCCGTCCCTCCGGCTTGCTTCCCAGATCTCCAtgggggccctgcccccccgcccccatgggaCAGCCCCAGCCTGCACTCTGGGGCATCACTCTTGGGCCTGGGAGAGGTCCTGCTGgatgagcagctgctgctggccgggATCCAGGCCTCCCTGAGGGATGCCAGCCTGGAGGCTGCCGTGGGTGGAGTGCAGCTTTCCAAATCCTCTGTCTCCTCTCTGCG ACTGCAGCAACTGGAGAGGATGGGCTTCCCCACGGAGCAGGCGGTGGTGGCACTGGCAGCTACGGGCCGAGTGGAGGGGGCCGTCTCGCTGCTGATTGGAGGCCAGGTTGGGGACAAGGCTGTGGTTACGTTGGAGAGCAGGCCAGCCTGCC GCCGACTGCCCCGGAAAGCAGAGGGGCGGGCTAGCCCGGGAAAGGTGCCTGCCAGCTCCCATCCCATTGCCTGGAAGGTGGTACCTGCTTTCTCTGCCTGCCCTCTGGTTGGCTTTACCAAGGTGTTGGCTCCTGGACCCACCAGCTGCTGA
- the RHBDD3 gene encoding rhomboid domain-containing protein 3 isoform X1, producing MLPRRRLTWIWGLEGPPLASVTLMLLLVVFWLLGVCENLSLAPALLFRRFQVYRLATYCLCHTDPSLLLLNLLLFPVLGWRQERHQGTLRYLHASLLSAVISALLYLVLAGLWAPAPDAASGYTPVHLAMLGHHLVLRSRAGALGQVCTVALPWLLLAFSQLLSPGCPFLLHLSGALTGLALADWSRVLSWLELSERRLEVLDDGAVCRTLARSGFVRFILRPRGGILPTSHVASTRGRSPGHSAPPAQQCFSGGLSDQSLAVAPASPWAAERPGCWQSSGMPYPSVPPACFPDLHGGPAPPPPWDSPSLHSGASLLGLGEVLLDEQLLLAGIQASLRDASLEAAVGGVQLSKSSVSSLRLQQLERMGFPTEQAVVALAATGRVEGAVSLLIGGQVGDKAVVTLESRPACRRLPRKAEGRASPGKVPASSHPIAWKVVPAFSACPLVGFTKVLAPGPTSC from the exons ATGCTGCCCAGGAGGCGCCTAACATGGATATGGGGACTGGAGGGCCCCCCACTTGCTTCCGTTACCCTAATGCTGCTTCTTGTTGTCTTTTGGCTGCTGGGGGTTTGCGAGAATCTGTCCTTAGCGCCAGCCCTGCTGTTTAGACGCTTCCAAG TGTATCGCCTGGCAACCTACTGCCTGTGCCACACggacccctccctcctgctcctcaaCTTGCTGCTCTTCCCTGTGCTGGGCTGGcgccaggagcggcaccagggcaCCCTTCGCTACCTCCACGCCTCCCTGCTCAGCGCGGTAATCTCGGCTCTGCTCTACCTCgtcctggctgggctctgggcgcCTGCCCCTGATGCTGCCAGCGGCTACACTCCAGTCCACCTGGCCATGCTGGGGCACCATCTGGTActgaggagcagggctggggccttggggcaggTTTGTACTGTGGCCCTGCCCTGGCTGCTCCTCGCGTTCAGCCAGCTTCTCTCCCCCGGgtgccccttcctcctccacctgAGTGGTGCGCTCACAGGGCTGGCCT TGGCAGATTGGTCCAGGGTCTTGTCGTGGCTGGAGCTGTCGGAGAGACGCCTGGAAGTGCTAGATGATGGGGCCGTCTGCAGGACGCTGGCGAGAAGTGGCTTCGTCCGCTTTATCCTGCGCCCAAGAGGGGGGATCCTTCCCACTAGCCATGTGGCCAGCACCAGGGGCAG GTCTCCAGGACACTCTGCCCCACCAGCCCAGCAGTGCTTCTCGGGGGGCCTTTCAGACCAGTCCTTAGCTGTGGCACctgcctctccctgggctgctgaaagacctgggtgctggcagagctCTGGGATGCCATACCCATCCGTCCCTCCGGCTTGCTTCCCAGATCTCCAtgggggccctgcccccccgcccccatgggaCAGCCCCAGCCTGCACTCTGGGGCATCACTCTTGGGCCTGGGAGAGGTCCTGCTGgatgagcagctgctgctggccgggATCCAGGCCTCCCTGAGGGATGCCAGCCTGGAGGCTGCCGTGGGTGGAGTGCAGCTTTCCAAATCCTCTGTCTCCTCTCTGCG ACTGCAGCAACTGGAGAGGATGGGCTTCCCCACGGAGCAGGCGGTGGTGGCACTGGCAGCTACGGGCCGAGTGGAGGGGGCCGTCTCGCTGCTGATTGGAGGCCAGGTTGGGGACAAGGCTGTGGTTACGTTGGAGAGCAGGCCAGCCTGCC GCCGACTGCCCCGGAAAGCAGAGGGGCGGGCTAGCCCGGGAAAGGTGCCTGCCAGCTCCCATCCCATTGCCTGGAAGGTGGTACCTGCTTTCTCTGCCTGCCCTCTGGTTGGCTTTACCAAGGTGTTGGCTCCTGGACCCACCAGCTGCTGA
- the RHBDD3 gene encoding rhomboid domain-containing protein 3 isoform X2, producing the protein MLPRRRLTWIWGLEGPPLASVTLMLLLVVFWLLGVCENLSLAPALLFRRFQVYRLATYCLCHTDPSLLLLNLLLFPVLGWRQERHQGTLRYLHASLLSAVISALLYLVLAGLWAPAPDAASGYTPVHLAMLGHHLVLRSRAGALGQVCTVALPWLLLAFSQLLSPGCPFLLHLSGALTGLAYWSRVLSWLELSERRLEVLDDGAVCRTLARSGFVRFILRPRGGILPTSHVASTRGRSPGHSAPPAQQCFSGGLSDQSLAVAPASPWAAERPGCWQSSGMPYPSVPPACFPDLHGGPAPPPPWDSPSLHSGASLLGLGEVLLDEQLLLAGIQASLRDASLEAAVGGVQLSKSSVSSLRLQQLERMGFPTEQAVVALAATGRVEGAVSLLIGGQVGDKAVVTLESRPACRRLPRKAEGRASPGKVPASSHPIAWKVVPAFSACPLVGFTKVLAPGPTSC; encoded by the exons ATGCTGCCCAGGAGGCGCCTAACATGGATATGGGGACTGGAGGGCCCCCCACTTGCTTCCGTTACCCTAATGCTGCTTCTTGTTGTCTTTTGGCTGCTGGGGGTTTGCGAGAATCTGTCCTTAGCGCCAGCCCTGCTGTTTAGACGCTTCCAAG TGTATCGCCTGGCAACCTACTGCCTGTGCCACACggacccctccctcctgctcctcaaCTTGCTGCTCTTCCCTGTGCTGGGCTGGcgccaggagcggcaccagggcaCCCTTCGCTACCTCCACGCCTCCCTGCTCAGCGCGGTAATCTCGGCTCTGCTCTACCTCgtcctggctgggctctgggcgcCTGCCCCTGATGCTGCCAGCGGCTACACTCCAGTCCACCTGGCCATGCTGGGGCACCATCTGGTActgaggagcagggctggggccttggggcaggTTTGTACTGTGGCCCTGCCCTGGCTGCTCCTCGCGTTCAGCCAGCTTCTCTCCCCCGGgtgccccttcctcctccacctgAGTGGTGCGCTCACAGGGCTGGCCT ATTGGTCCAGGGTCTTGTCGTGGCTGGAGCTGTCGGAGAGACGCCTGGAAGTGCTAGATGATGGGGCCGTCTGCAGGACGCTGGCGAGAAGTGGCTTCGTCCGCTTTATCCTGCGCCCAAGAGGGGGGATCCTTCCCACTAGCCATGTGGCCAGCACCAGGGGCAG GTCTCCAGGACACTCTGCCCCACCAGCCCAGCAGTGCTTCTCGGGGGGCCTTTCAGACCAGTCCTTAGCTGTGGCACctgcctctccctgggctgctgaaagacctgggtgctggcagagctCTGGGATGCCATACCCATCCGTCCCTCCGGCTTGCTTCCCAGATCTCCAtgggggccctgcccccccgcccccatgggaCAGCCCCAGCCTGCACTCTGGGGCATCACTCTTGGGCCTGGGAGAGGTCCTGCTGgatgagcagctgctgctggccgggATCCAGGCCTCCCTGAGGGATGCCAGCCTGGAGGCTGCCGTGGGTGGAGTGCAGCTTTCCAAATCCTCTGTCTCCTCTCTGCG ACTGCAGCAACTGGAGAGGATGGGCTTCCCCACGGAGCAGGCGGTGGTGGCACTGGCAGCTACGGGCCGAGTGGAGGGGGCCGTCTCGCTGCTGATTGGAGGCCAGGTTGGGGACAAGGCTGTGGTTACGTTGGAGAGCAGGCCAGCCTGCC GCCGACTGCCCCGGAAAGCAGAGGGGCGGGCTAGCCCGGGAAAGGTGCCTGCCAGCTCCCATCCCATTGCCTGGAAGGTGGTACCTGCTTTCTCTGCCTGCCCTCTGGTTGGCTTTACCAAGGTGTTGGCTCCTGGACCCACCAGCTGCTGA